A window from Gasterosteus aculeatus chromosome 14, fGasAcu3.hap1.1, whole genome shotgun sequence encodes these proteins:
- the tmem38b gene encoding trimeric intracellular cation channel type B isoform X2 → MLFCFGGAVLSAIMLAEPAVAPLSNSTSVLLASITWYLVFYCPVDLVYCCAALLPLRLVLSGMKEVTRTWKVLGGVTQAHGKYKDSLLVMIAIGWAKGAGGGLISNFEQLVRGVWKPETNEFLKMSYPTKITLIGAVLFALQQTHYLPVKTHHLMLVYTVFTVVNKARMMLTGSSASPFAVVESAIYKTLFTGHSPYAALAVEVKRACIDHGATNGTTPAGAKEVGGNGAVEGQSGSLKAKEESEKKIN, encoded by the exons ATGCTCTTCTGCTTCGGCGGCGCCGTGCTGTCCGCCATCATGCTGGCCGAGCCAGCCGTTGCGCCTTTGTCCAACAGCACCAGTGTTCTGCTCGCGTCGATCACCTG GTACCTAGTGTTCTATTGCCCCGTGGACCTGGTGTACTGTTGTGCGGCCCTGCTGCCCCTCCGGCTGGTGCTGTCAGGCATGAAGGAGGTGACCAGGACGTGGAAGGTGCTTGGCGGGGTCACCCAGGCACACGGCAAATACAAAGACAGTCTGCTGGTTATGATTGCCATCGGGTGGGCTAAAG GTGCCGGCGGTGGTCTGATAAGCAACTTTGAGCAGCTGGTCCGAGGTGTATGGAAACCAGAGACGAATGAGTTCCTAAAAATGTCTTA CCCCACCAAGATCACCCTGATAGGAGCGGTGCTGTTTGCTCTGCAGCAGACCCACTACCTGCCCGTCAAGACGCACCACCTGATGCTGGTCTACACCGTCTTCACCGTCGTCAACAAG GCCAGGATGATGCTGACGGGCTCCTCCGCCTCACCGTTTGCCGTCGTCGAGTCGGCCATCTACAAGACCCTGTTCACTGGCCACTCCCCTTATGCCGCCCTCGCCGTGGAGGTAAAAAGAGCGTGCATCGATCACGGCGCAACAAACGGGACGACCCCCGCCGGCGCCAAAGAGGTCGGTGGGAACGGGGCGGTCGAGGGACAAAGCGGATCCCTCAAAGCCAAAGAGGAGTCAGAGAAGAAGATAAACTAG
- the tmem38b gene encoding trimeric intracellular cation channel type B isoform X1, whose amino-acid sequence MDWFGLLALDELSHGLANLSMFPYFDVAHYVVSIMALREQPGALEVSRVSPLACWFSSMLFCFGGAVLSAIMLAEPAVAPLSNSTSVLLASITWYLVFYCPVDLVYCCAALLPLRLVLSGMKEVTRTWKVLGGVTQAHGKYKDSLLVMIAIGWAKGAGGGLISNFEQLVRGVWKPETNEFLKMSYPTKITLIGAVLFALQQTHYLPVKTHHLMLVYTVFTVVNKARMMLTGSSASPFAVVESAIYKTLFTGHSPYAALAVEVKRACIDHGATNGTTPAGAKEVGGNGAVEGQSGSLKAKEESEKKIN is encoded by the exons aTGGATTGGTTCGGGTTGCTGGCTCTGGACGAGCTGTCCCACGGACTGGCAAACTTGTCCATGTTTCCGTACTTTGACGTGGCGCACTACGTCGTGTCCATCATGGCCCTGAGGGAGCAGCCAG GTGCCCTGGAGGTCTCCAGAGTCAGCCCCTTAGCCTGCTGGTTCAGCTCCATGCTCTTCTGCTTCGGCGGCGCCGTGCTGTCCGCCATCATGCTGGCCGAGCCAGCCGTTGCGCCTTTGTCCAACAGCACCAGTGTTCTGCTCGCGTCGATCACCTG GTACCTAGTGTTCTATTGCCCCGTGGACCTGGTGTACTGTTGTGCGGCCCTGCTGCCCCTCCGGCTGGTGCTGTCAGGCATGAAGGAGGTGACCAGGACGTGGAAGGTGCTTGGCGGGGTCACCCAGGCACACGGCAAATACAAAGACAGTCTGCTGGTTATGATTGCCATCGGGTGGGCTAAAG GTGCCGGCGGTGGTCTGATAAGCAACTTTGAGCAGCTGGTCCGAGGTGTATGGAAACCAGAGACGAATGAGTTCCTAAAAATGTCTTA CCCCACCAAGATCACCCTGATAGGAGCGGTGCTGTTTGCTCTGCAGCAGACCCACTACCTGCCCGTCAAGACGCACCACCTGATGCTGGTCTACACCGTCTTCACCGTCGTCAACAAG GCCAGGATGATGCTGACGGGCTCCTCCGCCTCACCGTTTGCCGTCGTCGAGTCGGCCATCTACAAGACCCTGTTCACTGGCCACTCCCCTTATGCCGCCCTCGCCGTGGAGGTAAAAAGAGCGTGCATCGATCACGGCGCAACAAACGGGACGACCCCCGCCGGCGCCAAAGAGGTCGGTGGGAACGGGGCGGTCGAGGGACAAAGCGGATCCCTCAAAGCCAAAGAGGAGTCAGAGAAGAAGATAAACTAG